CTACATGGGAACTTCAAAGACTTGTCTCGATTGGTGGAAGAGAGCGTACCCGATTTCCCGGGAGCCTTTGGTGTATTAATGGACATAGGGGTTTCCTCACCACAATTAGATGATCCAACTCGGGGCTTTAGCTATCACCACGATGCCCCTCTTGATATGCGGATGGATGTTACGGCTTCAGTCAGTGCCTTTGATCTGGTTAATGATTTAAGTGTTGAAGAGCTAACAAGGATTATCCGTCTTTATGGAGAGGAAAAATGGGCTGGACGAATTGCCCAGTTTATAGATGAGCGCAGAAAGAAAGCACCGATTGTGACTACTGGAGAGCTTGTGGAGATAATCAAGGCGGCTATTCCGGCCCGGGCTAGGCGGAGTGGACCCCATCCGGCTCGGCGGACTTTTCAGGCGTTAAGAATCGCGGTCAATGACGAATTGGGGAGCCTCGAGCAGGGAATAGAGGCTGCTTTTAGTCTCTTGATTTCCGGCGGCAGGCTGGCGGTGATAAGCTTTCATTCCTTAGAGGACCGGATCGTTAAGAATCAGTTTAGACGACTTGTCGGTGGTTGTCAATGCCCGAAGGACCTACCCTGTATTTGTGACAGGAAGGAGCAAGCTCGGATCATTACTACTCGCCCGGTACGACCGACCACTGAGGAAGTGGAGCAAAACCCCAGATCCAGGAGCGCAAACCTAAGAGTCATCGAAAGAATATGATTAATGGAAACTACAGGATTCTTCCAAATGGATTTGGAAGGGAGGGGAGGCTGACCACTCTCACTTAAGGGAGTCTTAGGCCATTAGAACATGGAAGCTACCGTACGCGAAATAATTGAAGATATGGAAGCACGGCCTACTCAAAAACCGCGTCACCGCCGCAAATTGAGCCCATATGTCTGTATCGGGCTGATGTTCATATTGGTGACAGGCATTCTATTAGGCTATGTGGCTCAGAAGTGGACAATCATTTCCCTAGGTTATGAAGTGGAGCATAGGCAGGCAAAGCTGAATGAGCTCCAGATGGAGAACCAGTACCTGCGTCTGCAAAAAGCCGCAGCCCGTTCTCCAAAACGCATAGAACAGTTGGCTAAAGAGCGTATGGGAATGGTTGAGCCGCTCAAACCGGAGCATATCGTGGTTGAGCTACCTACAAAGCCTCAATCCTCTGGACAAGTAGAGCCTGTCGTCGAGTCCAGTGGACTGCTAGCCACCATTTCCAGTTTCCTCGGCCAGCTCATTAGCGGAGATCAACCTGTTCAGGCTGGGAAGATTGGTCAGTAAGCGATCATGTCCGGGAGTGGTACTGTGCGGCAAGAGAACTACCTGCGAAGGATTGCGTGGCTCTTCATTCTTTTTACCGTGGGTCTTTTTGTGATCAGTCTGCGGCTTTTGTATCTGCAGGTGATTATGAGAGCCGAATTCCATTCTGAGGCTGCGCTGCAAAGGACCCATACTGTGAATGTGTCAGCCCTTAGGGGAGCAATCTATGATGCGAAGGGTCTGCCGTTGGCGGTTAGCGTTAAAAGTACCGGTGTATATGCCTGGAGTAGTGAGATCGAGGATAAGGAAGCCTTTGCTGAGCTTCTCGCCCATTATATAGATCTGGATGCCGGGACTATTGTGGAACGCTTAAAGAGACACAATGGAGCGGTTTGGCTTCAGTACTACTTAACTCCCCAACAGAAGACCGCCCTACAAGAGCTTGGTTTGCCTGGTCTTTACTTCTCCGAGACTTATCAGAGGTCTTATCCCAATGGTACTATGGCGGCCCATATTCTGGGAATCGTTGGTGTGGACAATCAAGGTCTTGAAGGGTTGGAATGGTATTATGATCGAGAACTACGGGGAAGTGCCGGGATGGTCCAGGTGGAGAAGGATACAGGTAGCAGGGTCATACCCGATGGTCTGATGAGGTACGTGGCACCCCGTAATGGGTTTGACTTAGTTCTTACTATTGATGCTATCTTGCAGCACATTGCCGAGAAAGAGTTGCGCCAGGCGGTTTTGGATTCCCAAAGTCGTGCTGGCACGATTATCATAAGTGAGCCTAGTACGGGAAAGATTCTGGCGGCTGCGGTGTACCCCGAGTTTGATCCAAACTATTTTAACCAAACTTCCCAAGCAGCCAGACGTAATCCTGTGTTTACTGCTCAGTATGAACCGGGTTCTACGTTTAAGGTCTTTACTATGGCCATTGCCCTTGAAGAGGGGTTAGTTGCATTAGATAGTCCCTTCATCGATCCAGGCTATGCCCGCATCGGCGGTATCACAGTACGATGTCATAAATCCGGGGGACATGGGTCTATTACCGCAGCAGATGCGTTGGTCCAGTCCTGCAATCCAGTGTTCGCATTGCTTGGCAGTGAGTACATCGGTGGCACCCTAATGTATCGATACCTTTCGGCGTTCGGGTTTGGTTCCAAGAGCGGTATTGATTTTCCCGGAGAGATCACCGGGACACTGCCCCGGGCTGGAACAATCGCCGGTGAAGCCGCCCGGTGGGCTACGATTGGTTTCGGACAGGGGGTGGCGGTGACCCCTATCCAGCTGATTAATGCCGTTAATGTCATTGCCAATGGCGGTACACTTTATCGGCCTTACTTGGTATCTGAACTGCGACATCCCGATGGGAAGGAAAGTAAGACGTTCACTCCCCAGGTGATCCGCCAGGTAATATCCGAGGAAACCGCGGCTTCGGTGGCCAACTTAATGATGGAAGTTGTAGATCGGGGAACCGGGCATAACGGTGCCGTTGCTGGCTATGCAATTGCTGGTAAGACGGGAACTGCAGAAGTAGCCGTCTCGGGAGGATACGGTCAGGAACGGATTGCCTCCTTCGTCGGGTTTGGGCCGGTGGAAGACCCTCGAATTTCAGTTCTGGTGATTCTCGATGAACCACAGACTTCGAGCAAATACGGTAGTGTTCTTGCCGCCCCGGTGTTTCAACGGGTGATGTCCCAGGCCCTAAAATACCTACAAGTAAATACCCGCAAATCCGAATTGGCTTCACTGGAAATCCCCCTCTATTCTTTAGATCGGGAAAAACGAGATCTAAAAGAGATTACCGGGGTACCCAATGTAATTGGGCGGAGTATGCGCGATGGAGCGATTATCCTCTCCGAGGCTGGATTCCGTGTGGAAATCCGAGGAACAGGGGTAATCTACCAGCAGGAACCTATCGAGGGAACAGTCATTCCCACAGGGGAAGTAGTGACGATTTACTGTTCTGTGGTAGAATAAGAGTCTTAAGGGGACCATCTCCCTCATAAAACTATTACTGGGAGGCAAACTAAAGTGGAATATTTAGGCAAGATAATGGGACCTTTGAGGGGCTCCAATTTTAGCTAATCATGTGCAGAGTAAGAACGGAGGCGTCCATTGATGGACTGGGAGGAATTGATCCAAGCTGTGCCTACAGCAGAAGTCTTCGGTGCTGATCGGCCGGATATTACCGGAATTGCCTATGATTCGCGACAGGTTCAACCCGGGAACTTATTTGTCTGTATTGAAGGCTCCCGGGTTGATGGGCACGACTATATTGACGAGGCGCTATCAAGAGGCGCTGTTGCGGTAGTTGTAACTAAGCCAGTACCGCTATCCCCAAGATTACCCAGTCTTTTGGTGTCCGATTCCCGCAAGGCCCTGGGCGTTTTAGCCCAGCGTTTCTACCAGGATCCTACAGCCCATCTTACGTTAGTCGGTATTACCGGCACCAATGGTAAGACAACTTCGACATACATGCTAAAAAGCATCTTGGAGGCGGCGGGGCATCGGGTAGGACTGCTTGGAACCATTGCTGTAGTGATCGGTGATGTGCAAATCCCCGCCCAACGTACCACGGCCGAGTCCCTGGACTTTCTGCAGTTAATAGATCAGATGCGCAACCAGCAGATTACCCACGTGGTGGCGGAAGTGTCCTCCCACGCTATTGCTCT
The Limnochordia bacterium genome window above contains:
- the rsmH gene encoding 16S rRNA (cytosine(1402)-N(4))-methyltransferase RsmH produces the protein MADAEGVTLKGYEHKPVMLDETIKLLHIERESQGWFIDCTLGRGGHTEAVLKGSALRVIGVDQDEQALRETKKQLASFEERIHYLHGNFKDLSRLVEESVPDFPGAFGVLMDIGVSSPQLDDPTRGFSYHHDAPLDMRMDVTASVSAFDLVNDLSVEELTRIIRLYGEEKWAGRIAQFIDERRKKAPIVTTGELVEIIKAAIPARARRSGPHPARRTFQALRIAVNDELGSLEQGIEAAFSLLISGGRLAVISFHSLEDRIVKNQFRRLVGGCQCPKDLPCICDRKEQARIITTRPVRPTTEEVEQNPRSRSANLRVIERI
- a CDS encoding cell division protein FtsL, coding for MEATVREIIEDMEARPTQKPRHRRKLSPYVCIGLMFILVTGILLGYVAQKWTIISLGYEVEHRQAKLNELQMENQYLRLQKAAARSPKRIEQLAKERMGMVEPLKPEHIVVELPTKPQSSGQVEPVVESSGLLATISSFLGQLISGDQPVQAGKIGQ
- a CDS encoding penicillin-binding transpeptidase domain-containing protein, yielding MRQENYLRRIAWLFILFTVGLFVISLRLLYLQVIMRAEFHSEAALQRTHTVNVSALRGAIYDAKGLPLAVSVKSTGVYAWSSEIEDKEAFAELLAHYIDLDAGTIVERLKRHNGAVWLQYYLTPQQKTALQELGLPGLYFSETYQRSYPNGTMAAHILGIVGVDNQGLEGLEWYYDRELRGSAGMVQVEKDTGSRVIPDGLMRYVAPRNGFDLVLTIDAILQHIAEKELRQAVLDSQSRAGTIIISEPSTGKILAAAVYPEFDPNYFNQTSQAARRNPVFTAQYEPGSTFKVFTMAIALEEGLVALDSPFIDPGYARIGGITVRCHKSGGHGSITAADALVQSCNPVFALLGSEYIGGTLMYRYLSAFGFGSKSGIDFPGEITGTLPRAGTIAGEAARWATIGFGQGVAVTPIQLINAVNVIANGGTLYRPYLVSELRHPDGKESKTFTPQVIRQVISEETAASVANLMMEVVDRGTGHNGAVAGYAIAGKTGTAEVAVSGGYGQERIASFVGFGPVEDPRISVLVILDEPQTSSKYGSVLAAPVFQRVMSQALKYLQVNTRKSELASLEIPLYSLDREKRDLKEITGVPNVIGRSMRDGAIILSEAGFRVEIRGTGVIYQQEPIEGTVIPTGEVVTIYCSVVE